A genomic stretch from Edaphobacter aggregans includes:
- a CDS encoding carboxypeptidase regulatory-like domain-containing protein → MFSQISTTPLHKVLLRVSLLAVFLCCLPQLLHAQAAGTASIQGSVVDPTGAVLPGATISLVDSATQIRRTVNSDSSGLYTFPNVPVGTYTLSVTASGFRTYSQTNIVLEVGSSIAINVTMAVGTNDQRVEVKAEGLALQTEDSSFKQTIDQQTVTEMPLNGRQMTGLIALSGGSTSAPAGDFTGSKYSYATISVSIAGGMGNTTMWRLDGGDNNDYMANGNLPFPFPDAVSQFSVESTALSSQNGMHTGGLVNVVTRSGTNAYHGSAFWFIRNNYLDATNFFSTTKDTLHQNQFGGTFGGPILHDKLFAFAAYQRWVAKQSQAATKATIPTASNLAGDWSTSDGPTCTSSGKTIQLVDPLTGTKLTGNKYPTTTPNYNAQSLALMKYLPAIDPTYDTGNCGFVSYAIPSEIFDNQFVTRVDYTINPRNNLYARYFLDDYDVPAFFDPHNILITTQSGNSQRVQTFTLAHAFSISSRTVNTAHITVMRRRNIRGYASNDINAATLGVNIYQGEPNGLQLNTGKFTIGGGTNSVSHFNDNTLVVSDDVTMLRGKHQIVFGGEWVQNQLNISNAYESNGVFSFSGIFSANGPNGGTAVGDTNLDFLMGTQNSFQQSKMQQNALRGPVPSLYVQDTYHANKQLTMLAGLRWSPNFMPTDYFNRGLVFNMAAFLANQHSSIYPNAPAGAFFYGDPGVPRQFTQNSPWQFSPNVGLSFDPFGDGKTVIRGGAELAYDMVNFFTAQRNQQNPPFATAISQTQTTTSGPISFSSPWSVGQITTSPFPQPVIPDPATAQFFAQSQYIVLPPQFHPSYTIQWTASVQRQLPRDWQLQVDYIGSHTVHAPMGTPISPAVFTPGVWGAGGAGCSGVVLTGPAGKPAGAAGTPCSTTANQAQRFYLTTQNPLQGNQYSGGGPGSVLINNNGMANYNGMVTTIQHRLSSDFSLLANYTWSKCLNTADAQGDLAGTTVQNPNNPSMDYGPCGSDFRNVFNVVFIAKSHFQLDRVAAMFLNNWEIAPLLHIVSGAPFTVTAGQDNSFTDVGNDRPNLVPGVPIYLNQTLRSATGVSNRGYLNPAAFAQVTAGCPTPLSPTTCPGYGTYGNISKNSFRGPTAYQFDAQISRIFPIHESLAATFRLEAFNVLNHPNFNIPTGGTVGTLGGTTGGAGVLTSSTFGQVSTTSNQARVFQGSVKITF, encoded by the coding sequence ATGTTCAGTCAGATCTCCACCACACCTCTTCACAAAGTGCTTCTTCGCGTCTCTCTGCTCGCAGTGTTTCTGTGCTGTCTGCCCCAACTGCTTCACGCGCAGGCCGCTGGAACTGCCAGCATTCAAGGAAGCGTCGTAGACCCGACAGGCGCCGTACTTCCTGGCGCGACCATTTCGCTCGTTGACAGTGCGACCCAGATCAGGCGTACGGTCAACAGCGACAGCAGTGGTCTGTACACTTTTCCGAACGTCCCCGTGGGCACTTACACCCTCAGTGTGACTGCGTCAGGTTTCCGAACCTATTCCCAGACCAACATCGTCCTCGAGGTCGGCAGCAGCATCGCTATCAATGTGACCATGGCGGTCGGCACCAACGACCAGCGCGTCGAGGTCAAAGCCGAAGGCCTCGCCCTCCAGACCGAAGACAGCTCCTTCAAGCAGACCATCGACCAGCAGACCGTCACCGAGATGCCGCTCAACGGTCGCCAGATGACCGGCCTCATCGCTCTTTCAGGCGGTTCTACCTCTGCCCCCGCTGGCGACTTCACCGGCAGCAAATACTCCTACGCGACCATCTCCGTCTCTATCGCCGGCGGCATGGGCAACACGACCATGTGGCGGCTCGACGGCGGCGATAACAACGACTACATGGCCAACGGCAATCTCCCATTCCCGTTCCCGGATGCCGTCAGCCAGTTCAGCGTCGAATCCACCGCGCTCAGCTCACAGAACGGCATGCACACCGGCGGCCTCGTCAACGTCGTCACCCGCTCTGGCACCAACGCCTACCACGGTTCCGCCTTCTGGTTCATCCGAAACAACTACCTCGACGCCACCAACTTCTTCTCCACAACAAAGGACACGTTGCACCAGAATCAGTTTGGGGGCACCTTCGGCGGCCCCATCCTTCATGACAAGCTCTTCGCCTTCGCCGCATATCAGCGCTGGGTGGCCAAACAGTCCCAGGCCGCAACCAAGGCAACCATACCCACCGCATCAAACCTCGCGGGCGACTGGTCCACTTCCGATGGGCCAACCTGCACATCCAGCGGCAAGACCATTCAGCTCGTCGACCCCCTGACCGGTACAAAACTGACGGGCAACAAATATCCGACTACTACACCCAACTACAACGCGCAATCCCTGGCGTTGATGAAATATCTGCCCGCGATCGACCCCACCTACGACACGGGCAATTGCGGATTCGTATCCTACGCCATCCCCTCTGAGATCTTCGATAACCAGTTCGTGACCCGCGTCGACTACACCATCAATCCGAGGAACAACCTCTATGCCCGGTACTTCCTCGACGACTATGATGTCCCAGCGTTCTTCGACCCCCACAACATCCTGATCACCACACAGTCAGGTAATTCACAGCGCGTGCAGACCTTCACCCTCGCTCACGCATTCTCCATCAGCAGCAGGACGGTGAATACAGCGCACATCACCGTCATGCGGCGCCGTAACATCCGCGGATATGCCTCCAACGACATCAACGCCGCTACGCTGGGCGTCAACATCTACCAGGGCGAGCCGAACGGCCTGCAACTGAACACGGGCAAATTCACCATTGGCGGCGGCACAAACTCAGTCTCCCATTTCAACGACAACACGTTAGTCGTCAGCGACGATGTCACCATGCTTCGCGGTAAGCACCAGATCGTCTTCGGTGGAGAGTGGGTCCAGAATCAGCTCAACATCTCCAACGCATACGAGTCCAACGGCGTCTTCAGCTTCAGTGGCATCTTTAGCGCGAACGGTCCCAACGGAGGAACTGCTGTCGGAGATACCAACTTGGACTTCCTCATGGGGACCCAGAACTCCTTCCAACAGAGCAAGATGCAGCAGAATGCCCTGCGCGGTCCCGTCCCCAGCCTATACGTTCAGGACACCTACCATGCCAACAAGCAACTAACCATGCTGGCTGGCCTGCGCTGGAGCCCCAACTTTATGCCCACCGATTACTTCAATCGAGGGCTCGTCTTCAACATGGCCGCGTTTTTAGCCAACCAGCATAGTTCGATCTATCCGAATGCTCCCGCCGGAGCGTTTTTCTATGGCGATCCGGGCGTTCCGCGGCAGTTTACACAGAACTCACCCTGGCAATTCTCTCCGAACGTCGGTCTGTCCTTCGACCCCTTCGGCGACGGCAAAACGGTTATCCGGGGTGGCGCCGAATTGGCCTACGACATGGTCAACTTCTTCACCGCCCAGCGCAATCAGCAGAATCCGCCCTTTGCTACCGCCATCAGCCAGACACAAACAACCACCTCCGGTCCTATAAGCTTCTCCAGCCCCTGGTCGGTTGGCCAGATTACGACCAGCCCCTTTCCCCAGCCTGTTATTCCGGATCCAGCCACAGCACAGTTCTTTGCTCAATCCCAGTACATTGTCCTGCCCCCCCAGTTCCACCCGTCCTACACCATCCAGTGGACGGCGAGCGTTCAGCGGCAGCTTCCACGTGACTGGCAACTCCAGGTCGACTACATCGGAAGCCACACCGTCCATGCTCCCATGGGGACTCCGATCAGCCCGGCCGTCTTCACTCCCGGCGTCTGGGGTGCAGGTGGCGCTGGTTGCTCAGGAGTCGTTCTCACAGGTCCAGCCGGAAAACCCGCCGGCGCAGCCGGAACACCCTGTTCCACCACCGCCAATCAGGCCCAGCGTTTTTATCTCACCACGCAGAACCCTCTTCAGGGCAATCAGTATTCGGGAGGCGGTCCAGGCTCGGTCCTTATCAACAACAACGGCATGGCCAACTACAACGGCATGGTGACCACCATCCAGCATCGTCTCTCGTCTGACTTCAGCCTGCTGGCCAACTACACCTGGTCGAAGTGCCTCAACACGGCAGACGCGCAAGGTGACCTCGCCGGCACCACGGTCCAGAATCCCAATAACCCCAGCATGGATTACGGCCCATGCGGCTCCGACTTCCGCAACGTCTTCAACGTCGTCTTTATCGCCAAGAGCCACTTCCAACTCGACCGAGTCGCCGCGATGTTCCTCAACAATTGGGAGATCGCGCCGCTCCTTCACATCGTCAGCGGCGCACCATTCACCGTGACCGCAGGCCAGGACAACTCCTTCACCGACGTTGGCAACGATCGCCCGAATCTGGTTCCCGGAGTCCCGATTTATCTCAATCAGACCCTCCGATCAGCGACCGGCGTGTCGAACCGTGGATACCTCAACCCGGCAGCATTCGCTCAGGTCACCGCCGGATGTCCAACGCCGCTCTCGCCGACGACGTGTCCCGGATACGGGACGTATGGAAATATCAGCAAAAATTCCTTCCGCGGCCCCACTGCTTACCAGTTCGATGCCCAGATCTCCCGCATCTTTCCCATCCACGAAAGTCTGGCCGCCACCTTCCGGCTGGAAGCCTTTAACGTCCTGAACCACCCGAACTTCAACATCCCGACT